The following proteins are co-located in the Myroides profundi genome:
- a CDS encoding hydrogenase maturation nickel metallochaperone HypA, with translation MHELSIVKDIFSTLEEHYEAKVEDIQKIQVTAGLLSNVQPVLIQNAFDAFIIDNEVYRDMELEVVVNDIIAHCHSCDKDFKVEYHRFVCPCGTPSADIVQGNELYISKVIFKQSL, from the coding sequence ATGCATGAATTGTCAATCGTGAAAGATATCTTTTCTACACTAGAAGAACACTATGAGGCTAAAGTAGAAGATATTCAGAAAATACAGGTCACAGCAGGGTTGTTATCTAATGTACAGCCTGTGCTGATACAGAACGCCTTTGATGCCTTTATCATCGATAATGAGGTCTATAGAGACATGGAGTTAGAGGTGGTGGTCAATGATATCATAGCGCACTGTCACAGTTGTGATAAAGACTTTAAGGTAGAGTATCACCGATTTGTTTGCCCATGTGGTACTCCGTCAGCTGATATTGTACAAGGCAACGAATTATATATTTCAAAAGTAATATTTAAACAATCATTATAA
- a CDS encoding zeta toxin family protein: MREKNLYIIAGCNGAGKTTASFTILPKILDCKEFVNADEIAKGLSPFQPEKVAFEAGRIMLNRINELFKDNEDFSFETTLATKSYKQKILYAKENGYNVTLLFFWLKDFQLAKERVKERVKEGGHNIPVDVIERRYINGIINLFDIYLDIVDECLIFDNSEGNHLLIAEKHIRELISIHNPDKFNALKQYYDSRRKS; this comes from the coding sequence ATGAGGGAAAAGAACCTATATATAATAGCAGGTTGTAATGGAGCAGGAAAAACAACTGCTTCTTTTACCATTTTACCAAAGATTTTAGACTGTAAAGAGTTTGTAAATGCTGATGAAATAGCTAAAGGCTTATCTCCATTTCAGCCAGAAAAAGTAGCGTTTGAAGCAGGAAGAATTATGCTTAATAGAATTAACGAGCTCTTTAAGGATAACGAAGATTTTTCATTTGAGACAACTCTAGCAACCAAAAGCTATAAACAGAAGATTTTATATGCAAAAGAAAACGGATATAATGTAACACTATTATTTTTTTGGCTTAAGGATTTTCAATTAGCGAAAGAAAGGGTAAAAGAAAGGGTTAAGGAAGGTGGACATAATATCCCAGTAGATGTGATTGAACGTCGTTACATAAATGGAATTATAAATCTTTTTGATATTTATTTAGATATAGTGGATGAATGTCTTATATTTGATAATTCAGAAGGGAATCATTTGCTAATCGCAGAAAAACATATTAGAGAATTGATATCTATTCACAATCCTGATAAGTTTAATGCATTAAAACAATATTATGACAGCAGAAGAAAGAGCTAA
- a CDS encoding nitroreductase family protein produces the protein MSFLEIAKSRYTTKKYDSTKKISGDKIEQLKDILQLSPSSINSQPWKFTIVESTEVKNLLASNSAFNQTKIEDASHLIVFNVLSTKEYFEKLRLENAAEGSKIYYNNFLKPRSEEEVTAWLKNQVYISLGFFLAACGTMEIDATPMEGINTLEFDKIINEDGVYKSVFAVAIGYRNSEDTNQPSVTPKNRLDKETTIEVR, from the coding sequence ATGAGCTTTTTAGAAATTGCTAAGAGTAGATACACAACTAAAAAATATGATTCTACTAAAAAAATAAGTGGTGACAAAATAGAACAATTAAAAGATATACTACAACTAAGTCCTTCATCGATTAATAGCCAACCATGGAAATTTACTATTGTTGAAAGCACAGAAGTAAAAAATCTATTAGCAAGTAACTCAGCTTTTAATCAAACAAAGATAGAAGATGCTAGTCACCTAATTGTGTTCAATGTACTAAGTACAAAAGAATACTTTGAGAAATTGCGTTTAGAAAATGCGGCTGAAGGTTCTAAAATATATTACAATAATTTTCTAAAACCTAGATCGGAAGAAGAGGTTACAGCTTGGTTAAAAAATCAAGTATATATTTCATTAGGATTCTTCTTAGCAGCTTGTGGTACAATGGAAATTGATGCAACACCAATGGAGGGTATTAATACCCTAGAGTTTGATAAGATTATCAATGAAGATGGAGTTTACAAAAGTGTTTTTGCTGTAGCAATAGGATACAGAAATTCTGAAGATACTAACCAACCATCTGTAACTCCTAAAAATCGCCTAGATAAAGAAACTACAATAGAAGTTAGATAA
- the hypB gene encoding hydrogenase nickel incorporation protein HypB has translation MASNPKSLGNRVGSLQCDNTTLHLLKANDFVANAIRERLKNVCVINVCSSPGSGKTTLMQETGKRLGKDLNISVLVGDPETDRDAVRMKEVGLNALQIVTGGMCHIEAQMILQALDHIDLEGTDLLFIENVGNLLCPSAFDLGEDYRVTLLATTEGDDKPKKYPRMFLTSELMLVSKADLLPYVPFTVENVTKDAREVNPNIEVLTISTTNGEGIDEWCEWLKERVKAKKANAAE, from the coding sequence ATGGCATCGAATCCAAAAAGTTTAGGAAATCGCGTAGGTTCATTACAATGTGATAATACCACATTACACTTGTTAAAAGCAAATGACTTTGTAGCTAATGCTATTAGAGAACGCTTAAAGAATGTTTGTGTTATTAATGTTTGTTCTTCTCCTGGCTCTGGTAAGACGACTTTAATGCAAGAAACAGGTAAACGTCTAGGAAAAGACTTAAACATATCAGTATTAGTAGGAGATCCAGAGACTGATAGAGATGCTGTTCGTATGAAAGAAGTAGGCTTAAATGCACTTCAAATCGTAACAGGAGGAATGTGTCATATTGAAGCACAGATGATTCTTCAAGCTCTAGATCATATTGACCTAGAAGGAACGGATTTATTATTCATAGAGAACGTAGGGAACTTATTATGTCCATCTGCTTTCGATTTAGGAGAAGACTATAGAGTTACTTTATTAGCGACTACAGAAGGAGATGACAAACCGAAGAAATACCCGCGTATGTTCTTGACTAGTGAGTTAATGTTAGTGTCTAAAGCCGACTTACTTCCTTATGTTCCTTTTACAGTAGAGAATGTGACGAAAGATGCTAGAGAGGTTAATCCGAATATCGAAGTATTGACGATTAGTACAACGAATGGAGAGGGGATAGACGAGTGGTGCGAATGGTTAAAAGAACGTGTAAAAGCTAAAAAAGCAAACGCAGCTGAGTAA
- a CDS encoding MarR family winged helix-turn-helix transcriptional regulator, which translates to MSDQVSFPFNTPEESSGYLLWQVTMLWQRTMKRELDKIDITHTQFVLMSALGWLSKEGNSVTQIDIANHSNTDRMMVSKVLRTLEEKKVIKRKDHPVDTRAKVITLTPSGVELLQKALVVVQEVDNTFFNVLGPYRPIVDLNLKSLFENHNHSEGTSASDEK; encoded by the coding sequence ATGAGTGATCAAGTAAGCTTCCCGTTTAATACTCCTGAAGAAAGTTCAGGATATTTATTGTGGCAAGTAACGATGTTATGGCAACGTACTATGAAAAGAGAATTGGATAAAATAGACATTACGCATACTCAGTTTGTTTTGATGTCTGCTTTGGGGTGGTTGTCAAAAGAGGGTAATAGTGTTACACAAATAGATATTGCTAATCACAGTAATACGGATCGTATGATGGTGTCAAAAGTACTTCGAACCCTCGAAGAGAAGAAGGTAATTAAGCGTAAAGATCACCCTGTGGATACGCGTGCAAAAGTGATTACTTTGACTCCCAGTGGAGTGGAACTTTTACAAAAAGCGTTAGTGGTTGTTCAAGAAGTTGACAATACATTTTTTAATGTATTAGGTCCTTATCGTCCGATTGTCGATCTTAATTTAAAATCATTGTTTGAGAATCACAATCATTCAGAGGGTACTTCAGCGAGCGATGAAAAGTAA
- a CDS encoding ABC transporter substrate-binding protein: MKLRYLLTVLFSLVLLQSCKQSTEPTQSTEPTSTELVTIDSRGKEVRLSKPATRVVALYEALVDDVFMLDAQEKLVGIPQQIYLNEDTFSFLSTLDSRMAKKEIATPTFGGGSSNVEAIIGLQPDLVITFDQDAEAVAQLEDLGIAVFTIASEDQKGIISELKGIGTLLGKADRATKITDYIEKEVAEMEASKVESPKKVYYAWSKGRVLSTSGKGTLMDMAITLSGAINACPLEMQAPNVGAEMLYKWNPDIILLWNSNERDVYGLSELANLPAVVNKQVKVMKPSFLYDPHTVKFLLFAKQVRQWSYPEYTEDALRAEIDEAMNILYNTKGQK, translated from the coding sequence ATGAAATTAAGATATTTATTAACTGTATTGTTTTCACTTGTATTATTACAATCGTGTAAACAAAGTACAGAGCCAACACAATCTACAGAACCAACCTCAACAGAACTTGTAACTATAGACAGTAGAGGTAAAGAGGTTCGTTTATCTAAGCCTGCTACTAGAGTAGTAGCTTTATACGAGGCTCTGGTAGATGATGTATTTATGTTAGATGCACAAGAGAAGCTAGTGGGTATTCCTCAACAAATTTATTTGAATGAAGATACTTTCTCTTTTCTATCTACTTTAGATAGTCGTATGGCTAAGAAAGAGATTGCTACACCTACTTTCGGTGGAGGGTCTTCTAATGTAGAAGCGATTATAGGACTTCAGCCAGACTTAGTCATCACTTTTGATCAAGATGCAGAAGCTGTAGCGCAACTAGAAGACCTAGGTATCGCAGTATTTACCATTGCAAGTGAAGACCAAAAAGGAATTATCAGTGAACTTAAGGGAATAGGAACACTATTGGGGAAAGCTGATCGCGCTACTAAAATCACAGATTATATAGAAAAAGAAGTAGCAGAAATGGAAGCTTCTAAAGTAGAAAGCCCAAAGAAAGTATATTACGCTTGGTCTAAAGGACGAGTACTTTCTACTTCGGGTAAAGGTACTTTGATGGATATGGCGATTACATTATCCGGTGCTATTAATGCATGCCCTTTAGAGATGCAAGCTCCTAATGTAGGAGCGGAGATGCTGTACAAGTGGAATCCTGATATCATTCTTCTGTGGAACTCTAATGAACGTGATGTATATGGGTTAAGTGAATTAGCTAATCTACCAGCAGTAGTAAATAAACAAGTAAAGGTCATGAAACCTTCATTCTTATACGATCCTCACACAGTGAAGTTTTTATTATTTGCCAAACAAGTTCGTCAATGGAGTTACCCTGAGTACACAGAAGATGCACTAAGAGCAGAGATAGATGAAGCGATGAATATATTATACAATACAAAAGGTCAGAAATAA
- a CDS encoding urease accessory protein UreE, whose protein sequence is MQQTIYIDDIQPRERIVEGIDVFEIEWFETQKHLFHRLTTNGVELHLLKEDRDWQHGDALYCQGELIAQLVVKPILAIQFKSDKGHEVADFSFYIGNRHLPVFIEGDNTFLVPYDGNLYEQLVSKFANNIVLEKRQLFTQHLLKKKYSK, encoded by the coding sequence ATGCAACAAACAATTTATATAGATGATATTCAACCTCGTGAACGAATTGTCGAGGGAATAGATGTGTTTGAAATCGAATGGTTCGAAACACAAAAGCATCTATTTCATCGATTGACTACTAACGGGGTTGAACTACATCTGCTGAAAGAGGATAGAGACTGGCAACATGGAGATGCATTGTATTGTCAAGGAGAATTAATAGCTCAACTAGTTGTTAAACCAATTTTAGCAATACAGTTTAAATCGGATAAAGGGCATGAGGTAGCTGACTTCTCTTTTTATATAGGCAATAGACATCTACCTGTGTTTATAGAAGGAGACAACACCTTCTTAGTGCCTTATGACGGTAATCTATATGAACAATTAGTAAGCAAGTTTGCAAATAATATTGTATTAGAAAAGAGACAGTTGTTCACACAACATTTGCTTAAAAAAAAATACAGTAAATAG
- a CDS encoding winged helix-turn-helix transcriptional regulator: MYSIDDKDYPCSTSVTMRFIGGKWKAAIIKYLAEKKRYSELRKDLVNITERTLSLQLKELESDGIVIRTVYTSKPPLRVEYELSDFGRTLLPLIQTISDFGKEIIKNNDRVQVVSPPPCSLE, encoded by the coding sequence ATGTATAGTATAGATGATAAAGATTATCCTTGTAGTACGAGTGTGACGATGAGGTTTATAGGAGGTAAATGGAAAGCTGCAATTATAAAGTACCTTGCCGAAAAAAAGAGATATAGTGAGCTTAGAAAAGATTTGGTCAATATCACAGAGCGTACTTTGAGTTTGCAACTTAAAGAATTAGAATCAGACGGTATTGTGATAAGAACAGTGTATACTAGTAAGCCTCCTCTAAGAGTGGAGTATGAATTGTCTGATTTTGGAAGAACATTGCTTCCTCTTATCCAGACTATTTCTGATTTTGGAAAAGAGATTATCAAGAATAATGACAGGGTGCAAGTGGTGAGTCCACCTCCTTGTTCCTTAGAATAA